TTTCTTACATTATTACTTATTTTATATGTTTTATTGCAAAAAAAAGAAGCTCTTTTTGTATTATTCATTGTTAATAATGGTACTAACCCAAAATTTTTATTAAGTTTTTTTTCTTCTTCTTTACCCCATAAAGAGAGTGAATAGAAGGAGCCACTTTTTTTTCCACTGTAATTTAGAAAATAAGTGTTTAAATGTCCTTCAAAAGTAAGTAAATAAATCCGAAACATATAAAATGCGGTTAATCCCGCTGTTGAACAAGCTATTATTGCAAAAATTGGCGAAAATAACAAACTATCATTAAGAATTTCATCTTTCGACCAAAAACAAGCAAGGGGGGGGATACCACAAAGAGAGAGTGTTCCTATTAAAAAGGCCGTTTTTGTAATCGGGACATGTTTTGTCAAACCACCCATAAGAATCATATTCTGACTTTTATCGGGAGAATATCCAACTATAGCTTCCATTGAATGAATAATGGATCCAGATCCTAAAAACAACAAAGCTTTCGAATAAGCATGAGTAATCAAATGAAATAAAGCAGATCGATAAGACCCCATACCTAGAGCTAACATCATATAACCGAGTTGAGACATTGTAGAATAGGCTAAACCCCGCTTAATGTCTTTTTGAGCAAGAGCTAAAGTGGCTCCTAAGAGTACTGTTATTATACCTATCAAAGATATTATATACATTATAGAAGGGATAACGATAAAAAGAGGAAGAAGACGAGCTACAAGAAAAATACCCGCCGCTACCATAGTAGCAGCATGTATAAGAGCCGAAATGGGAGTAGGGCCCTCCATGGCATCAGGTAACCATACATGAAGAGGAAATTGTGCGGATTTAGCAATAGGACCTACAAATAATAGAAATGCACACAAAGTAAGGAATAAGAGATTTACTCTATTATTTAAAATTAAATTATTGAATATTTCGAACAAATCCTGAAATTCAAAACTGCCAGTTATCCAATAAAGACCTAAAATTCCTAATAATAAACCAAAATCCCCTACACGATTAGTTACAAAAGCTTTTTGACAAGCATTCGCTGCAATAGGTCGTGTGAACCAAAAACCTATTAATAAATACGAACACATTCCAACTAATTCCCAAAAAAAATAAACTTGGATCAAATTAGAACTAGTAACTAATCCTAACATTGAAGTATTAAAAAAACCCATATAAGCAAAAAATCTCAGGTATCCTTGATCATGCGACATATAATTGTCACTATAAATCAGAACCAAAATCCCAACAGTTGTAATTAATATTGACATAATAGAAGTAAGTGGATCGATAAAGTAACCGAACTCAAAAGAAAATTCATTATTTATGGTCCAAGACCATACATTTTGATGAATGCAACTTAGAAAAATTTGTTGAATAGATAGATAGATTGAAAAGATCATAACTATACTTAACAAAAAAATACTAAGAAAAGTCCACATGCGGCGAAGGTTTTTTGTTGCTGTCGGAAAAAGGAGAAGTCCAACTCCTAGTAAAATAGGTACTGGAAGTGGAATGAAAGGGATGATCCATGAATATTGATATGTATGTTCCATAAAATAAAAAATCCTTTTTATTTTATTCTTAATTTTATTTTTTCTTATTCACTGGTTTGTATATATATATTTTTTTTTCAAAGGGGACAATAAAAAAGCACGCGATTTCAAACCTAAATAGAAATGTTTTCGAATTAATATAATCCTTCATAAATCTTTGAAAAGCAATATATATTCAAATAAAAAAATTAGAAATGATTAAAAAATATTACTAAGTTACTGTCAAAAGATTTTATTTGTCTTTTTTTATTACTACTAAATAAAATTTTATTGTGATTTTATGCAAATACAGAAAAAGTGAATTATAATTCCATATTACAATAATTTATATACATATATTAAGAATAGAACAAAGATTTCCACGACAAAAAAAAACTTAATATTAATTATATAAAAAAAGCTTGACCTAAAACAAAGTTATTTGAGTTTGATTATTTAGGATTGTTAAGGAATGGATTTTCATCGTGGAATTTAGTGATTGTCTTTCAGTACACTAAGTGAGCTTTTTTTATTTATATTTTTTAAGAAAGATTACTATAATGATATGTTTTTTTTACATATGATGTGAAGAAATATTATAATTTTTTTATAATATAAGCTATCAGTATAGATTATTTAAATGAGTACTCTCATACGGATTTCAAACGTTAAAAAAAAAAGTTGGGTTTGAAACTTTTGAATGTCTTTTTTGTTTTGAAAATAATATATAATAAAATTTGAAAGAAAAAAACTCGTACGGAGTACGAAAGAATAAAATAATAAATGTCTTTGACATCCAATTATACCACTGAAATTTTTTTTCATTTTTGAATGGCAGTTCCAAAAAAACGTACTTCTATCTCGAAAAAGCGTATTCGTAAAAAAATTTGGAAAAGGAAGGGATATTGGACATCGTTGAAAGCTTTTTCATTAGGGAAATCACTTTCTACAGGTAATTCAAAAAGTTTTTTTGTACAGCAAAATAAATAAAAAACACTATAATAATTAGAATTAGCCTAACTTAAAAACCAATTTGTTTAAATACATCTAAAAAAAATAGGAAGCAAAAGAAGAAAAAAAGACAATATATAGATAAAATATATAAAAAATAAAGGTTCGCATTTTTTTAGTTCCAAAAAGGGGATTCGTATTGTTCCCATCACTACCTTGAGACAATAATAAAAAAAGATCTTTTATTTCCTCTTAATGAGGAAATAAAAGATCTTGAAATTAATTACTTTAAGTGAGCAAAAAATCTTATGTTTGTACAATATAAAAAGATACATCAAAAAAAATATTTTGATAATTTTTTTGATTTCTCTTGAGCAATTAGGAAAATCTAATTTTATTTAAAATTGCTAAGGATTTTGAAGAAGTTTTTATTTTTCGAAAAAGCATTTTTTTATCAATTTTTTTTCATATAAATGAAAAAAAATGATAAAGAGCATTTAGAGTTTTGTCTTTGGGTTGAAGTTCCAACTACTTTAATTTAGTTACATTTTTCATTGTATTCTCGAAAAAAATATAAAGGACAAAAAGTCAATTGAAATAATTTTAAAAATCAATTGGAAATTTTAATAAATTGGCTTCTTTATTTAAATTTTAATCTCGACGATTGAATCAAAACTTGTTAATATTGTTTTGAACAAGTTGCCGCTATGGTGAAATTGGTAGACACGCTGCTCTTAGGAAGCAGTGCTAGAGCATCTCGGTTCGAGTCCGAGTAGCGGCATAAGATCTTCTAAAAGAGATATTATAAGTTTTATAATCAAAATAATACCCGACTTTTTTCTAAAATCGGGTAAAACCTAGTATTAATTTATTAATTTTTAACAAATTTTTTATGATTTTTTCAATTTTAGAGCATATATTAACTCATATATCTTTTTCGGTCGTTTCAATTGTGCTGACAATTTATTTTTTAACTTTATTAGTTAATTTAGATGAAATCATAGGATTTTTTGATTCATCAGATAAAGGAATCATAATTACGTTTTTTGGTATAACAGGATTATTATTAACTCGTTGGATTTATTCAGGACATTTTCCATTAAGTAATTTATATGAATCATTAATTTTTCTTTCGTGGGCTTTTTCAATTATTCATATGGTTTCCTATTTTAATAAAAAACAACAAAATAAGTTAAACACAATAACTGCGCCAAGTGTTATTTTTATTCAGGGTTTTGCTACTTCAGGTCTTTTAAACAAAATGCCTCAGTCTGCAATATTAGTACCAGCTCTCCAGTCCCAGTGGTTAATGATGCACGTAAGTATGATGATATTAGGCTATGGCGCTCTGTTATGCGGATCATTATTATCAATAGCTCTTCTAGTGATTACATTTCGCAAAGTCGGACCTACTTTTTGGAAAAAGAATATAAAAAAAAATTTTTTATTAAATGAATTATTTTCTTTTGATGTACTTTACTACATAAATGAAAGAAATTCTATTTTACTACAACAAAACATTAATTTTAGTTTTTCTAGAAATTATTATAGGTATCAACTGATTCAACAATTAGATTTTTGGAGTTTTCGTATTATTAGTCTTGGATTTATCTTTTTAACCGTCGGCATTCTTTCAGGAGCTGTCTGGGCTAATGAGACATGGGGTTCATATTGGAACTGGGACCCAAAAGAAACTTGGGCATTTATTACTTGGACTATATTCGCAATTTATTTACATATTAAAACAAATAGGAATGTTAGGGGTATAAATTCTGCAATTGTGGCTTTGATCGGTTTTATTTTAATTTGGATATGCTATTTTGGCGTCAATCTTTTAGGAATAGGTTTACATAGTTATGGTTCATTTACATCGAATTAAAGTAACAAATAAGAAGGAATCGAAATCTAAATAAAAAAATAAAAAAATAGCATCTATATCTAACTTCATATAAGTTAAGAAATCTCATTTAGTTTTAGTAGTAAATCATAAAGAACCTTTTGAATCAAGTAGTACAATGATTCAAAAGGTTCTCACAATACAAAGACCAAAGACTTCTGATTACAATTCACTTTAATGCTTTTTTTTTTCCTGAAAACTATCCATAAAAATAATTAGATAAAATGGATTCGACCTTGTCACTTGCTAATGAGAGCACAAAATCAGGATAAATCCCAATACCAATTATGGGTAAAAGAATAGAGATTGAAAGAAATAACTCTCGGGGTCCAGAATCAAAAAAAGAAAAGTTTTTGATATTAATTAACTTGTATCCATAGAACATTTGGCGTAACATAGATAATAAATATATAGGAGTTAATATCATTCCAATTGCCATTACAAAAATAATGAAAATTTTGGAAATTAAGAAATATTTTTGGCTGGTAATTATTCCAAAAAAAACAATGAATTCTGCAATAAAACCACTCATGCCCGGCAATGCAAGGGAAGCCATCGATAAAATAGTGAACATTGTAAATATTTTTGGAATGGAGATAGCCATTCCACCCATTTCATCAAGATAAACAAGCCTAATTCTATCATAACTCGTTCCTGCCAAGAAAAAAAGTGCAGCGCCAATAAATCCATGAGAAATTATTTGTAAAATAGCTCCATTAAGTCCAGGATCCGTTATAGAACTAATACCTATAATTATAAAACCCATATGAGATACAGAAGAATAGGCTATTCTCTTTTTTAAATTACGTTGACCGGGAGATGTTGAAGCTGCATAAATTATTTGGATTGTACCGACTACCAACAACCAAGGAGAAAACATAGAATGAGCGTGGGGTAATAATTCCATATTGATTCGAACCAACCCATAGGCTCCCATTTTTAATAAGATTCCAGCGAGAAGCATACAGGTACTGTAATGTGCCTCACCGTGGGTGTCAGGTAACCAAGTATGTAAAGGTATAATCGGTGATTTGACGGCAAAAGCAATAAGAAATCCAATATAAAATAGTATTTCAAGTGTAACAGGATAGGATTTATTAGCTAAGAGTTCTAAATTTAATGTTGGTTCGTTCGAACCATATAAACTTATACCTAAAACTCCTATTAATAAAAAAATAGAACTTCCTGCCGTGTACAAAATAAATTTTGTAGCCGAATACAGACGTTTCTTTCCACCCCACATGGATAAAAGTAGATAAACGGGAATTAATTCTAATTCCCACATGATGAAAAAAAGTAGAAGATCCCGAGAAGAAAATGATCCTATTTGACCGCTGTACATTGCTAACATCAGGAAATGAAAAAATCGGGAATCCCGAGTAACTGGAAAAGCCGCTAAAGTGGCTAAAGTAGTAATAAATCCCGTCAGTAAAATAGTTCCTATAGAAAGTCCATCTATTCCCATTCTCCAGTAAAAATCAAAAAAATCGATCCATTTATAATCTTCGGACAGTTGAATTAATGGATCGTCCATTTTAAAATTATAACAAAAAGCGTAGGTCGTTAGAAGAAGTTCTAAGATGCAAATGCATATAGTATACCATTTATTGACTTTATTTCCCCTATGCGGGAGAAATAACATTAATGAACCAGCAGATATTGGAAAAACAACAATTATTGTTAACCAAGGAAAATCATTCGTGGTAAAGACAAGATACACCAGGTCCAAAGAACGCGTACTCAAAAAAAATATATAAATAAAAAATTTTTAACTTTTTTGAGTACGAGTACTTGTCAATAAAAAAAATAAAATGTATTCCAAATTTATTCAAATGAGGTTTTCGGTAACGTATCAATAAGCTAGACCCATACTTCGAGTTGTTTCATGCCATAAATAAACTCGAACGCTCAAAAAATCCGTTGGACAGGCGGATTCACATCTCTTACAACCAACACAGTCCTCGGTTCTTGGAGCAGAAGCTATTTGCTTAGCTTTACATCCATCCCAAGGTATCATTTCTAATACGTCTGTAGGGCATGCTCGGACACATTGAGTACATCCTATACAAGTATCATAAATTTTTACTGAATGTGACATAGGATCGATAGTTTTTTGAATGTCATAAATTTTCAATCTAGTAAACTTCTAACTGAATGGTATATTAAAATACTAGATGAAGCAATGATTTCCTTTAATAGAATTTTTGTAATGAATTTTGGCTCAATTCATAAAAAATGGGGCTAAAATACTTTGATTTCTTAGATTTTTACAAATAGAATCTCGTAGGTCATAACTTATCATATATGCAAATTTCAATCTATAATTTTTTTAGTTATGTTACTTATTTAATAAGGTCGATTGGTTTATGCGAATTGATTTTCTGTTACGATAAATTGACGAGACTATAGCTAATCCAATAGCTGCTTCAGCGGCTGCAATTGCTATAACAAAAATGCAGAAAATTTCCCCTTTTAGTTGGGAATTATCAAAAAAATCAGAAAATGTTACGAAATTCATATTAACTGCATTGAGTATAAGTTCAAGACACATAAGAGCCCTAACCATATTTCGACTTGTGATCAATCCATAAAGACCAATCAAAAATAAATAGGCACTCAAAACAAGTACATGTTCGAGTATCATTCAGCAACTCCTTATCAATTTTGATTCATTTCAATATGAAAAATAATTCACCGGATTCCATCAACTAGAATATAACAAAAAAGTACGAATAAAAAAAATATTTAGGTAAAAAAAATTTTCAAATATATATCAAATACAAATATATATCAAATATAAAAATTGATCCTTAAAATATGAAATAGTATTCAATCAAATTTAATTGAATGAACGGAAAAAATCATAACATACACAAAGTTTTCTTTGGTCTTTAATAATTTAGAACATTTTTTATTGACGAGCCACAGAAATTGCACCTATCAAAGCAACTAAAAGAATTATTGAAATGAGTTCAAATGGCAGAAAAAAATCTGTTGATAAATGAATTCCTATTTGTTGACTATTACTTATTAAATCTTGCTCTAGAATCTGGTTTAATTTTGTAGTCCAAATAACCCCGTACCATGACGTATCGAGAATAGTAGACATTAATAAAAAAAGAATAGTTGTACAAACCAACGAAGTAATCCCATTCCCAATGGTCCACAGATTGAAATCTGTGGAATATTCTGAATCATTCATGAACATCACAGCAAATATGATTAAAACATTTATGGCCCCCACATAAATAAGGAGTTGTGCAGCAGCTACAAAATGGGAATTTGATAGAATATACAATAAAGATATACAAACAAGAACAAATCCTAAGGAAAAGGCTGAAAATATTGGGTTGGGAAGTAATACCACTCCCAGACCCCCTACTAGAAGACCGGATCCCAGAAAAACTAAAAGAAAATCATGTATTGGTCCAGGCAAATCCATTATATTATTAAAATAAGAAAAAATCGAAATCCTTTTCATGACCTTATTAATTTAACCAGGAAATTTGTTTTTTATATGTTTCTAAATAGAGTGAAATTAGAATCTAATGGATATGAATTGATGTAGATACAATTATTAGTATTAGGCTGTTTTCTCTTTTTTTTTTTCTAAAGTGTATTTTCAACCTATCAATTTCAAGAAAGTAATTACGAATATATTATATTAAAAGAATGTGCCTTAATACTTAATATTATTATTATTATATAAATACAATACAAGTTTTTAATTAAATTCTTTATATAAATATAATTCAACAACTTGGAATTCTTTTTTTAATCAAATTAAAGGGTTTACCCCATTTTTTGTTTGAGGTGAATTCCAAATTGTTCGAATAGTGTAATCGTCAATTACTGACATTGGTAAACGACCCAAAGCTATTTGATTATAATTCAATTCGTGACGATCATAAGTGGAAAATTCATATTCTTCAGTCATTGACAAACAATTTGTTGGACAATACTCAACACAATTACCACAAAATATACAAATTCCAAAATCAATACTGTAATTAAGCAATCGTTTTTTTCGAATATTAGTTTCCAATTTCCAATCAACAACAGGCAAATCTATAGGACATACTCGAACACATACTTCACAAGCAATGCATTTATCAAATTCAAAATGGATTCGACCGCGGAAACGTTCCGATGTTATTAATTTTTCATAGGGATATTGAATAGTTACAGGTAAACGATTTGTGTGGGATAAGGTAATCATGAAACCTTGACCAATATACCTTGCAGCTCGTAGGGTTTGTTGACCATAATTCATGAACCCGGTTATCATAGGAAGCATATTGTAATTATCTCTGAATAATTTTATCTTTGTTTCTGTCTCTTGTTTAAAACAAATAATGAATATATTAGATTCATTTTAAATTTAGAGTGAAAAGAGTTGGAAAGAAGTGGTTAATAATAGATTACCAAGGGAAATAGGTAAAAGAAATTTCCATCCAAGATTTAATAGTTGATCCATTCTTAGCCTAGGTAAAGTCCATCTTGTTGCGATAGAAACGAACAAAAACAAATAAGTTTTAGCTAATGTAATAAAGATACCAATTGTTGTTCCAAAAATTTGATCCCTTTGAAATAGCTCCAGAATAGATATATACGGAATAGAAATATTCCAACCGCCTAAGTATAGAACTGTTACAAATAATGAGGAAATTAATAGATTTAGATAAGAAGCAACGTAAAATAAACCAAATTTTATACCTGAATATTCAGTTTGATAACCTGCTATTAATTCTTCTTCCGCTTCTGGTAAATCAAACGGTAACCTCTCGCATTCTGCTAGGGAAGAAATTAGAAAAATGATAAAACCTATAGGTTGACGCCACAAATTCCATCCCCAAAAACCATATTTTGATTGTGCCTCAACTATATCAACTGTACTTAAACTGTTAGATAATCCTAGTCGGCGAGAACATTACTATTTTCACCGCTATTTCAGAACCGTACATGAGGTCTTGGCCTCATACGGCTCCTCGGGGGCCATAAATAAATCTAAGGACCAGATTATAATTTAGATGGATATGATGTGTTCTAAAATGGATTAAATATATCTGGGGTCCCGAATTATACCAATGGAATTCTGTCTGCTCAAATTCTAAGAATAAAAAACGCGCTTCGGAATTCATCTCACCCCTTTACAAATTTGAATTTCTATTTGTTGAGTAATAACTTAACCCTTTAATAAAAAACTCCTAAAAAAAAAAAGTATTTAAGCCCATCGTGGTTTTCGATTACGAAAAATAATTAGACATCCTATTTTTTTATTATTCATGACAGAAATTCGATTTTATTTTCGAAATATATGAAAAAAAAAAGAGCCTTGTTTCGTTCCTATTCTTCTTTCTTTTTTAGAAAAAAGTTGGTAGACTTATAAAAAATAAAGGATTATTTCGTTTCTGATAGTCATTACATTTGTCGGTGGATAGGAGCATACTCTGAATCGGAATCTTGGGGAGTACTGTCTGATCATTTCTACTAATTTAAAGCCCCAATTAACCTTCTTTTTTTTATCTTATGTTAGGCCTAAATATCCTTTTCAATTTGGTTAATCTCTATTACAAATTCTTTGTGTATTTTGGTGTTTCTAACCATCCACTCACTTTTACCTAATTGCCGCTCACTTTGTAATACATGTATGTTAATCTATATAACTGATAGTGAAAACGTCATCCGGTTACCGGTTAATATATTTAACCCGCTTCAAGTCAGGATGACTAATCAACCAACCTTGGGGTAAAGTGATTCTTACACTTATGTTTATTTCCGTTTAACCTTTGTACATAGGAAATGAGACTCATTTTTCGTTTTACTGCAAATTTCAGAGCAGTTTTTTTTTCACTCATATATAACTATCAAATTCCTTTTATTAATTATTTCGATTAATTCGAAAGATAAATATATATTCCGTTTTTTAACTGATTCGTCTAGAAGAAACGGAATAGTAAAAATAAACGTTTCTGTTTCAACGAATCGCACGTAGAGATATTGATAAAACACATAGAGTTAATGGTATTTCATAACTAATCGATTGGGCAGCAGCTCGCAGACCACCTAAAAAAGAATATTTATTATTTGATCCATATCCTGACATAAGAAGTCCAATAGGAGCAATACTTGAGATGGCAATCCATAAAAAAATACCGATATTGAGATCCGCTAAAACAAGGTGATTGCTAAAGGGAATTACTGAATAACTTAGTAAAATAGAGATAACTGCTATAGATGGTCCAATACTAAATAAAGGAGTATTTCCTCTAGATGGACGAAGATTTTCTTTGAAAAGTAGTTTTGTCCCATCGGCTAGAGCTTGAAGAATTCCCAACGGGCCGGCGTATTCAGGTCCAATACGTTGTTGTATCCCTGCAGATATTTCTCTTTCTAACCACACAATTACTAGTACACCTGTTATGATTCCCAATACAAGAGAAAATATAGGGACAAATATCCATATGAGTCCATAGACCTCTTTTAAAGATTCCAATTTAACAAAAGAATTTATAGTTTGGACTGCTGTTGCATAAATTATCATTTTAACGATCAACTTCTCCCATAATTATATCTATGCTACCGAGTATCGTCATAATATCAGCCAATTTCATTCTTTTAACTAGTTCAGGAAGAATTTGCAAATTAATAAAACCCGGTGGTCGTATTTTCCATCTCCAAGGAAAACCGCTTTGATCTCCTATGAGAAAAATTCCCAACTCCCCTTTTGGAGCTTCAACTCTTACATAAAGTTCTTGTTTTGATAATTCAAAAGTAGGAGAAGGTTTTTTACTAATGAATCGATATTCAAAATCATTCCATTCTGGATTCCTTTTTCTATCAAAGCCCCTGCTTTCTAAATTCTCATAGGGACCCCCTGGAAGTCCTTCCAGAGCCTGTTGAATAATTTTTATGGATTCTGTCATTTCGCTAAGTCGTACTAAATAACGAGCTAATGAATCTCCTTGTTTTTGCCATTGAATTTCCCATTCAAATTCATCGTAAGACTCATAACGATCAATTTTACGAAGATCCCATGGTATTCCGGATGCGCGTAGCATTGGTCCGGATAAACCCCAATTTATTGCTTCTTCCCCACCAATAATCCCAACTCCTTCAACCCGTTCTAAAAAAATAGGATTTCGTGTAATGAGTTTTTGATATTCAACAACCTCTGTTAAAAAATAATCACAAAAATCCAAGCATTTATCTATCCAACCATAAGGTAAATCAGCCGCTATTCCTCCAATACGAAAAAAATTATGCATCATTCTCATACCGGTGGCAGCTTCGAATAGATCATATACAAATTCTCGTTCTCTGAAAATATAGAAAAAGGGAGTCTGTGCACCAATATCTGCCATAAAAGGGCCGAGCCATAACAGATGAGAAGCTATACGACTCAATTCCAGCATAATTACTCTGATATAGCTGGCCCTTTTAGGAACTTGAATATTTCCCAATTGTTCTGGTCCATTTACTGTTATTGCTTCTGTAAACATAGTAGCTAAATAATCCCATCGCGTTACATACGGTAAATATTGTATAATTGCTCGGTTTTCTGCAATTTTTTCCATTCCTCTGTGTAAATAACCTAATATGGGTTCACAGTCAACAACATCCTCACCATCTAGAGTAACAATTAAGCGAAGAACACCATGCATGGATGGGTGGTGAGGTCCCATATTGACTATCATAAGATCTTTTCCTGTAACTGGTCTCTTCATAAGTTTTTCCTTGATTCGTTCTGGCATGAATTAGATTTCTGAATAAAGAAGTTTATCAAAAAATTCAAGATCTAAAAAATTCACTAATTCACAATTTTTGAATTTAACGAGTTTTTAATTCCCGAATATTCAACTGATTAATTAATTCTTTATAACGTACTCTATTTTTTTTTGACAAATAAGCCAGCAGTCGTTGACGTTTTCCCAGAATTTTTCGTAGACCCCGCTGAGATAAATAATCTTTTCTGTGCAATTCCAAATGTGAAGTAAGTCTTCGTATCTTATTAGTGAAACTAAATACTTGAAATTCAACGGATCCCCTGCTTTCTTCTTTTTGTTCTTCAAATGAAATGACTATATTTTTTATCATAAAAAGAAATCCTTCCCCTTTTAATATGAATTGAAAGATATTAATTTTACTGATCAGTAATAATAATGGTAGTTTTTTTGTACAAGGATCTTAATTTAATTATCAACCTCTTAATTCTTCATTTTAGAAAAAAATCTAAATTTAGATCTCAAAAAGAAGGATTCTGTTAATTTATTTATGAATCCGCTATAATTGGTATCTATGTGATTGATTAAATTAATCTCATGTATAAAGATTTAATTTAAAACAATCCCTCATATTTGTGCATATAGTTGTTTTCATATACCGTAACTTATTATATATAGTAAAAAGTATTTATGATTAAGGAATTGGAAATCGCGTATACATGCGTATTCTTATCATACTGAAATGATTTCCGTTAGTAGTATTAAACCAATAGCGAT
This DNA window, taken from Arabidopsis thaliana chloroplast, complete genome, encodes the following:
- the ndhF gene encoding NADH dehydrogenase subunit 5 — protein: MEHTYQYSWIIPFIPLPVPILLGVGLLLFPTATKNLRRMWTFLSIFLLSIVMIFSIYLSIQQIFLSCIHQNVWSWTINNEFSFEFGYFIDPLTSIMSILITTVGILVLIYSDNYMSHDQGYLRFFAYMGFFNTSMLGLVTSSNLIQVYFFWELVGMCSYLLIGFWFTRPIAANACQKAFVTNRVGDFGLLLGILGLYWITGSFEFQDLFEIFNNLILNNRVNLLFLTLCAFLLFVGPIAKSAQFPLHVWLPDAMEGPTPISALIHAATMVAAGIFLVARLLPLFIVIPSIMYIISLIGIITVLLGATLALAQKDIKRGLAYSTMSQLGYMMLALGMGSYRSALFHLITHAYSKALLFLGSGSIIHSMEAIVGYSPDKSQNMILMGGLTKHVPITKTAFLIGTLSLCGIPPLACFWSKDEILNDSLLFSPIFAIIACSTAGLTAFYMFRIYLLTFEGHLNTYFLNYSGKKSGSFYSLSLWGKEEEKKLNKNFGLVPLLTMNNTKRASFFCNKTYKISNNVRNQIFITVENFGLNTRTFYYPHESDNTILFPMLILVLFTLFIGAIGIPFNQEGIDFDILSKFFTPSINLLHKNSQNFVDWYEFLRNATFSVSIAFFGIFIAYCLYKPFYSSLLNLTLLNSFQKWNSKRIHWEKLINFVYNWSYNRGYIDSFFKTSLIESIRRLAKQTTFFDKRIIDGITNGVGITSFFVGEVTKYIGGSRISSYLFLYLSYVLIFLMILFFFYFEKF
- the rpl32 gene encoding ribosomal protein L32, which gives rise to MAVPKKRTSISKKRIRKKIWKRKGYWTSLKAFSLGKSLSTGNSKSFFVQQNK
- the ccsA gene encoding cytochrome c biogenesis protein, whose translation is MIFSILEHILTHISFSVVSIVLTIYFLTLLVNLDEIIGFFDSSDKGIIITFFGITGLLLTRWIYSGHFPLSNLYESLIFLSWAFSIIHMVSYFNKKQQNKLNTITAPSVIFIQGFATSGLLNKMPQSAILVPALQSQWLMMHVSMMILGYGALLCGSLLSIALLVITFRKVGPTFWKKNIKKNFLLNELFSFDVLYYINERNSILLQQNINFSFSRNYYRYQLIQQLDFWSFRIISLGFIFLTVGILSGAVWANETWGSYWNWDPKETWAFITWTIFAIYLHIKTNRNVRGINSAIVALIGFILIWICYFGVNLLGIGLHSYGSFTSN
- the ndhD gene encoding NADH dehydrogenase subunit 4, translated to MNDFPWLTIIVVFPISAGSLMLFLPHRGNKVNKWYTICICILELLLTTYAFCYNFKMDDPLIQLSEDYKWIDFFDFYWRMGIDGLSIGTILLTGFITTLATLAAFPVTRDSRFFHFLMLAMYSGQIGSFSSRDLLLFFIMWELELIPVYLLLSMWGGKKRLYSATKFILYTAGSSIFLLIGVLGISLYGSNEPTLNLELLANKSYPVTLEILFYIGFLIAFAVKSPIIPLHTWLPDTHGEAHYSTCMLLAGILLKMGAYGLVRINMELLPHAHSMFSPWLLVVGTIQIIYAASTSPGQRNLKKRIAYSSVSHMGFIIIGISSITDPGLNGAILQIISHGFIGAALFFLAGTSYDRIRLVYLDEMGGMAISIPKIFTMFTILSMASLALPGMSGFIAEFIVFFGIITSQKYFLISKIFIIFVMAIGMILTPIYLLSMLRQMFYGYKLINIKNFSFFDSGPRELFLSISILLPIIGIGIYPDFVLSLASDKVESILSNYFYG
- the psaC gene encoding photosystem I subunit VII (9 kDa protein), encoding MSHSVKIYDTCIGCTQCVRACPTDVLEMIPWDGCKAKQIASAPRTEDCVGCKRCESACPTDFLSVRVYLWHETTRSMGLAY
- the ndhE gene encoding NADH dehydrogenase subunit 4L; amino-acid sequence: MILEHVLVLSAYLFLIGLYGLITSRNMVRALMCLELILNAVNMNFVTFSDFFDNSQLKGEIFCIFVIAIAAAEAAIGLAIVSSIYRNRKSIRINQSTLLNK
- the ndhG gene encoding NADH dehydrogenase subunit 6 gives rise to the protein MDLPGPIHDFLLVFLGSGLLVGGLGVVLLPNPIFSAFSLGFVLVCISLLYILSNSHFVAAAQLLIYVGAINVLIIFAVMFMNDSEYSTDFNLWTIGNGITSLVCTTILFLLMSTILDTSWYGVIWTTKLNQILEQDLISNSQQIGIHLSTDFFLPFELISIILLVALIGAISVARQ
- the ndhI gene encoding NADH dehydrogenase subunit I — protein: MLPMITGFMNYGQQTLRAARYIGQGFMITLSHTNRLPVTIQYPYEKLITSERFRGRIHFEFDKCIACEVCVRVCPIDLPVVDWKLETNIRKKRLLNYSIDFGICIFCGNCVEYCPTNCLSMTEEYEFSTYDRHELNYNQIALGRLPMSVIDDYTIRTIWNSPQTKNGVNPLI
- the ndhA gene encoding NADH dehydrogenase subunit 1; its protein translation is MIIYATAVQTINSFVKLESLKEVYGLIWIFVPIFSLVLGIITGVLVIVWLEREISAGIQQRIGPEYAGPLGILQALADGTKLLFKENLRPSRGNTPLFSIGPSIAVISILLSYSVIPFSNHLVLADLNIGIFLWIAISSIAPIGLLMSGYGSNNKYSFLGGLRAAAQSISYEIPLTLCVLSISLLSNSLSTVDIVEAQSKYGFWGWNLWRQPIGFIIFLISSLAECERLPFDLPEAEEELIAGYQTEYSGIKFGLFYVASYLNLLISSLFVTVLYLGGWNISIPYISILELFQRDQIFGTTIGIFITLAKTYLFLFVSIATRWTLPRLRMDQLLNLGWKFLLPISLGNLLLTTSFQLFSL